The Sphingopyxis sp. YR583 DNA segment CGTTCAGCATTCAGATCCGGCGCCTTCGTCGCAGCCATTTCGGCACGGCTGAAATGTCCGGCCCGGTGTGGGACATGATGCTCGACCTGATGCTGGCGGGCGCGCACGGCCGCGTGCTGAGTGCGAGCGACCTTGCGACCGGCGCGGCGGTTCCGCTGTCGTCGGGATTGCGCATGATCAGCGCGCTGGAGAAGCAGGGATTCGTACATCGCTCGATCGACGAGCGCGACCGGCGGCGTACCATCGTCCGGCTGACCGATGTCGGAACCGAGCGCATGGCAAGCTATTTCGAGAAAATCGGCACCGCCTGGCAGGGCGGGCAAACGCTGGCAGCCTAGCCCCCGGACCGGGTGCGGGCCGACTGGTCGCGCGCGTCGCACCTGGTCCCCCCTATTCGGTCATTTCCTTCATCATGCGGTCGACCTTGATCATTGCTTCGCGCTTGATCTGGCAGATGCGCGCGGCGCTGACGTCGAGCGTCAGCCCGATTTCGTGCAGGTTGAGTTCCTCGAAGAAATAGAGCTGCAGGACCATCTGTTCGCGCTCGGAGAGGCGTCCGACGCACTGGCGCAGCGCCCCCATCAGATCGTCCCGCTCGCACCGCTCGTCGGCACCTTCGTCTTCGTCAGCGGCAAGGAAGGCGCCGATATCGGTCAACTCGTCGAGCGAGGTCGAACGGCCGTGCGTCGCATTGCGTTCGAGCGCGAAATAGTCCTCGGCCGACATATCGAACGCCACCGCCATTTCGGCGGGGGTCGGCGCGCGCATCAATTGTTGTTCGAGCGCGGCGCGCATCGCGTGGATCCGCTTTGCGGCGACCATCGCCGAACGACCGACATCGGCCTCGCGGCGCAGCTGGTCGATCATCGCGCCGCGGATGCGGGTCGTGGCATAGGTGGCAAAGGCAAACCCGCGTTCTTCATAGTTGCGGCTCGCCTCGATCAGCGCGATCAGCCCCGTCTGGATCAGGTCGTCGAGTTCGCTCGTCCGCGACACACGCGAAAACACCTGCCAGGCGATCTTGCGGACCAGCGGCGAATAT contains these protein-coding regions:
- a CDS encoding sigma-70 family RNA polymerase sigma factor, producing the protein MRIEPAEQFAGATSRTSRARGYGESVEALVEEYSPLVRKIAWQVFSRVSRTSELDDLIQTGLIALIEASRNYEERGFAFATYATTRIRGAMIDQLRREADVGRSAMVAAKRIHAMRAALEQQLMRAPTPAEMAVAFDMSAEDYFALERNATHGRSTSLDELTDIGAFLAADEDEGADERCERDDLMGALRQCVGRLSEREQMVLQLYFFEELNLHEIGLTLDVSAARICQIKREAMIKVDRMMKEMTE
- a CDS encoding MarR family winged helix-turn-helix transcriptional regulator encodes the protein MQQFSNQEIAELKSRVDQIHELLAGRGEESSPVGLRVVDADGTSIKAGLLDQLSFSIQIRRLRRSHFGTAEMSGPVWDMMLDLMLAGAHGRVLSASDLATGAAVPLSSGLRMISALEKQGFVHRSIDERDRRRTIVRLTDVGTERMASYFEKIGTAWQGGQTLAA